Proteins encoded in a region of the Leptospira montravelensis genome:
- the pyrH gene encoding UMP kinase has translation MGTSPRFKRILIKISGEALAGEGELGIDTNKTFSLAGQIKEVHDLGLEVAVVVGGGNMIRGETLAKSGMDRATADYMGMLGTIMNGLALQDACEKQGMFTRVLSAIEMKSVAEPYIRRRAVRHLEKNRVIIFAGGTGNPYFTTDTTASLRAVEVGCEVILKATKVDGVYTADPKKDPSAKRYLEVSFMESIKHRLKVMDSTALSLCMDNNMPIIVFDIFKAGNLRKLIDGEPIGTLISNSEEVILDGR, from the coding sequence GTGGGAACTAGTCCTCGTTTCAAACGTATCCTAATTAAAATCTCCGGCGAGGCACTCGCCGGTGAGGGTGAACTTGGTATTGATACCAACAAAACATTCTCACTTGCCGGACAAATCAAAGAAGTTCATGACTTAGGTCTGGAAGTTGCTGTGGTTGTGGGCGGTGGAAATATGATCCGCGGCGAAACCTTAGCAAAGTCTGGAATGGACCGTGCCACTGCCGATTATATGGGTATGCTTGGTACCATCATGAATGGTCTCGCCTTACAAGATGCTTGCGAAAAACAAGGGATGTTTACTCGAGTTCTATCCGCGATTGAAATGAAATCGGTGGCAGAACCTTATATCCGTAGACGTGCCGTTCGCCATTTAGAAAAAAATCGTGTGATTATATTTGCCGGTGGGACAGGGAATCCGTATTTTACAACGGACACTACTGCTTCCCTTCGTGCGGTAGAAGTGGGATGTGAAGTCATCCTGAAAGCCACAAAAGTGGACGGAGTGTACACTGCAGATCCAAAAAAAGATCCAAGTGCAAAACGTTACTTAGAAGTATCTTTTATGGAATCCATCAAACACCGATTAAAGGTAATGGATTCAACTGCCCTTAGTCTCTGTATGGACAATAATATGCCCATCATCGTGTTTGATATTTTTAAAGCAGGAAATTTAAGAAAATTAATCGATGGAGAGCCAATTGGTACGCTGATCTCCAATTCAGAGGAAGTGATTTTAGATGGTAGATGA
- the frr gene encoding ribosome recycling factor has product MVDEIIKSMQSKMDKTVEALKKDFGTIRTGKASPMMVEDVRVDYYGTLTPLNQLGKIACPEPRMILITPFEKGMLKDIEKAIFAASLGLTPNNDGTSIRINIPELTGERRKELAKVVKQKAEEKKVAIRNIRRDANDELKKHQAEMSQDELKGHQDKIQKITDSYIAKLGDLEKEKEKEITTL; this is encoded by the coding sequence ATGGTAGATGAAATTATAAAATCTATGCAGTCCAAAATGGACAAAACTGTTGAAGCTTTGAAAAAAGACTTCGGTACAATTCGTACGGGAAAAGCAAGTCCGATGATGGTCGAAGATGTAAGAGTGGACTATTACGGGACACTCACTCCTTTAAACCAGTTGGGTAAAATTGCTTGTCCAGAACCTCGTATGATTCTCATCACTCCTTTTGAAAAAGGAATGTTGAAAGACATTGAAAAAGCAATTTTTGCTGCAAGTCTTGGGCTCACACCTAACAATGATGGAACAAGCATTCGTATTAATATTCCGGAGCTAACAGGGGAAAGACGAAAAGAATTGGCAAAAGTGGTCAAACAAAAGGCCGAAGAAAAAAAAGTTGCCATTCGTAATATTCGCCGTGATGCCAATGATGAATTAAAAAAACACCAGGCAGAAATGTCCCAAGATGAACTCAAAGGCCACCAAGATAAAATCCAAAAAATTACGGATTCTTATATTGCTAAATTGGGAGATTTAGAAAAGGAAAAAGAAAAAGAGATCACCACTCTTTAA
- a CDS encoding isoprenyl transferase, translating into MKLNSIPAHIAVIMDGNGRWAESQGKKRTEGHREGANAIDRLLDVALEYKIPAVSLYAFSTENWKRPITEIQAIFGLLVEFIETRLDTIHQKGIRIHHSGARNKLSKTVLSKIDHAMAVTKKNKKLTANFCLNYGGHEEILSNFSRIMAVRKSKKETLDKPIGPKEFEKYLYTFPLPPVDLLIRTAGEQRISNFLLWQSAYAEMYFTNTLWPDFGRTSLEEALLFFDSRKRKFGGLL; encoded by the coding sequence ATGAAGTTGAATTCAATCCCTGCTCACATTGCTGTCATTATGGACGGAAATGGAAGGTGGGCCGAAAGCCAAGGGAAAAAAAGAACCGAAGGCCATAGAGAAGGGGCAAACGCAATTGATCGCCTTTTGGATGTGGCCTTGGAATACAAAATCCCCGCAGTTTCCCTTTATGCATTTTCTACAGAAAATTGGAAACGCCCCATCACGGAAATCCAGGCCATCTTTGGTTTGTTAGTTGAGTTTATTGAAACTCGCCTCGATACTATCCATCAAAAAGGAATTCGCATCCACCACAGTGGGGCAAGGAACAAACTTTCCAAAACAGTTTTATCAAAGATAGATCATGCAATGGCAGTCACAAAAAAGAACAAAAAACTGACTGCCAACTTTTGTTTGAACTATGGTGGCCATGAAGAAATCCTCAGCAATTTTTCAAGGATCATGGCTGTGCGTAAGTCCAAAAAAGAGACTTTGGACAAACCGATTGGTCCCAAAGAATTTGAAAAATATTTGTATACATTCCCTTTGCCGCCGGTAGATTTATTGATCAGAACTGCGGGAGAACAAAGGATATCCAATTTTCTTTTGTGGCAGAGTGCTTATGCTGAAATGTATTTTACAAATACACTTTGGCCGGACTTTGGAAGAACCTCTTTGGAGGAAGCCCTTCTTTTTTTTGATTCCCGAAAACGTAAATTTGGTGGTTTGTTATGA
- a CDS encoding phosphatidate cytidylyltransferase produces the protein MSETTLRILSAIVLTFVYVFMIFHSSFYYLEFYAFGCITIYLGLKELYAFCRREDSKPFFGTGLIFSLLIFTVYYIQFLGLQFQVTPPAFVLELSKILREGFHPIPFLLIALSLTVWILQILKRPLDGALFSASATILGPIYLAIPIGHFLLLLAFPFGAYYIFLVSVITFMSDAGAYFGGRWFGKHPAGLKISPKKTWEGYVTGNITAVLGVQILNFTWEHFSGVKLPIGVIESIIVAFVVSIISVMGDLAESAMKRDAKIKDSGSLIPGHGGVLDLADALLFTVPVIYYYFLFKGILGYAV, from the coding sequence ATGAGTGAGACAACACTCCGTATTCTATCTGCAATCGTACTCACTTTTGTATATGTGTTTATGATTTTCCATAGTTCCTTTTACTATTTGGAATTTTATGCCTTTGGTTGTATTACCATCTACTTGGGTTTAAAAGAATTGTATGCATTTTGCAGAAGAGAAGATTCCAAACCTTTTTTTGGAACTGGCCTTATCTTTTCCCTTTTGATTTTTACTGTATACTACATTCAGTTTTTAGGCCTTCAGTTTCAAGTCACTCCTCCTGCTTTTGTTTTAGAATTGTCTAAGATCCTTCGAGAAGGATTCCATCCGATTCCGTTTTTACTCATAGCTCTATCTCTCACTGTTTGGATTTTGCAAATTCTAAAACGCCCGTTAGATGGTGCTTTGTTTTCTGCAAGTGCCACCATTCTTGGGCCAATCTATTTAGCAATTCCCATCGGGCATTTTTTACTCTTACTTGCTTTTCCTTTTGGTGCTTATTATATCTTTCTTGTATCTGTGATTACTTTTATGAGTGATGCCGGTGCTTATTTTGGCGGTCGTTGGTTTGGAAAACATCCTGCGGGCCTCAAGATCTCTCCTAAAAAAACTTGGGAAGGCTATGTCACAGGAAATATCACTGCTGTACTCGGTGTCCAAATTCTCAATTTTACTTGGGAACATTTTAGTGGCGTGAAGTTACCGATTGGAGTGATTGAATCCATTATTGTTGCCTTTGTCGTTTCTATCATTTCCGTGATGGGTGATTTGGCTGAGTCTGCAATGAAACGAGATGCCAAAATCAAAGATTCCGGAAGTTTGATTCCTGGTCACGGCGGGGTTTTGGATTTGGCCGATGCACTTTTATTTACAGTTCCTGTGATTTATTATTATTTCCTATTTAAGGGAATTCTCGGTTACGCGGTCTGA
- the dxr gene encoding 1-deoxy-D-xylulose-5-phosphate reductoisomerase, which yields MVGVSVLGISGSVGSSTAKVLRQFRDSFSLRSFSVHSNLDLAKSLMDEFSPEVISITDAKLKGSLGSKYKSTTILYGEDSLSDLVRLPSVSVVVTAVVGARGVKPTIAAIEAGKKIAIANKETLVTFGPLINRLVAKHNTLMVPVDSEHNALFQLIEREKRSNIRAITLTASGGSFRTLPIEELEHVSVKQALNHPTWSMGPKITVDSAGLINKGLEVIEAHYLFGFSYDEIEVVIHPQSLTHGIIETMDGACLQYTSHPDMIYPIAHSLFYPTPTPKMLMERKPATWKTLEFFPPDISRYPGLRLAFQAGRAGGTAPCVFNAANEEAVALFLEEKISFTAIPKLIESALNKIPNSFPDDLEGYLEKDRESRNYIQNEFMRGGVTI from the coding sequence ATGGTTGGAGTATCCGTATTAGGAATTTCTGGTTCTGTTGGCTCTTCGACAGCGAAGGTACTCCGCCAATTTAGAGATTCCTTTTCTTTACGTAGTTTTTCGGTTCATTCCAATTTAGATTTGGCAAAATCACTGATGGACGAATTTTCTCCAGAAGTGATTTCTATCACCGATGCAAAGTTAAAAGGTAGCCTCGGATCCAAATACAAATCCACGACTATTCTCTACGGGGAAGATTCATTATCTGATTTGGTTCGCTTGCCATCTGTTTCAGTAGTTGTGACTGCTGTTGTGGGTGCAAGAGGGGTAAAACCTACCATTGCCGCCATTGAAGCGGGAAAAAAAATTGCCATTGCCAATAAGGAAACACTAGTTACTTTTGGGCCACTGATCAATCGTTTGGTGGCAAAACACAATACCTTGATGGTTCCTGTGGATTCCGAACACAATGCACTCTTTCAATTGATAGAAAGAGAAAAGAGATCTAATATTCGAGCCATCACACTCACGGCATCGGGAGGAAGTTTTCGCACCCTTCCTATCGAAGAATTGGAACATGTATCCGTAAAACAGGCATTAAATCATCCCACTTGGTCGATGGGGCCAAAAATCACTGTGGATTCAGCAGGACTTATCAACAAGGGCCTCGAAGTCATCGAAGCTCATTATTTATTTGGATTTTCCTATGACGAAATTGAAGTGGTGATTCATCCACAATCTCTGACTCACGGGATCATTGAAACGATGGACGGTGCTTGTTTACAATACACAAGCCACCCCGATATGATTTATCCCATTGCCCATTCCTTGTTTTATCCAACACCAACACCAAAGATGTTAATGGAAAGGAAACCAGCGACTTGGAAAACCTTGGAATTTTTTCCACCTGATATCAGTCGTTATCCGGGTCTTCGTTTAGCATTCCAAGCGGGCAGGGCGGGCGGTACGGCTCCTTGTGTATTTAACGCAGCTAATGAAGAAGCAGTTGCATTATTTTTAGAAGAAAAAATTTCTTTTACCGCCATTCCAAAGTTAATCGAATCGGCCTTAAATAAAATTCCCAATTCCTTTCCTGATGATTTGGAAGGGTATTTAGAAAAAGATAGAGAATCTCGCAATTATATACAAAATGAATTTATGAGAGGGGGAGTGACTATATGA